In one Parvibaculum sp. genomic region, the following are encoded:
- a CDS encoding IS1182 family transposase: protein MMGTQVAPAQLFYDFCLDDHVPDDHLLRRIDRFLDLETVRTELKPFYSGIGRPSIDPELMMRMLIVGYSLGIRSERHLCEEVHLNLAYRWFCRLGLDGKVPDHSTFSRNRHGRFRQSDILRHLFETVVERCLREGLVGGEGFAVDASLIAADANKQRSVPGDEWHPDELGPDAGQAVRAYLATLDDAAFGAASAVKPKFVSPSDPAAQWTGAHKGHAFFAYATNYLIDTENAIILDVEASRAIRQAEVGASRTMIDRTDKRFGLKPRHLAADSAYGSAANLAWLVKERQIEPHIPVFDKSNRTDGTFSRSDFVFDAERDHYTCPGGKLLVQFRRTYKTPRSGITKDGTRLYRSSKSDCQNCAFKMKCCPNTPQRKVPRDIDEDARDVARALANTPAYERSRHRRKKVEMLFAHLKRILRLGRLRLRGPKGARDEFLLAATAQNLRKLAKLRAMPSHGHAAA, encoded by the coding sequence ATGATGGGAACACAGGTGGCGCCGGCGCAGCTGTTTTACGATTTCTGTCTCGACGATCATGTTCCTGACGATCACCTGTTGCGACGTATCGACCGGTTCCTCGATCTCGAGACGGTTCGCACGGAGCTGAAGCCCTTCTACAGCGGCATCGGGCGGCCCTCGATCGATCCGGAGCTGATGATGCGGATGCTGATCGTGGGCTACAGCCTCGGCATTCGGTCCGAACGGCACCTGTGCGAGGAGGTCCATCTCAACCTGGCCTATCGGTGGTTTTGCCGTCTGGGGCTCGACGGCAAGGTGCCCGACCATTCGACCTTCTCGCGCAATCGACACGGCCGCTTCCGGCAGAGCGATATCCTGCGGCATCTGTTCGAGACGGTGGTGGAACGCTGCCTGCGCGAGGGGCTGGTCGGTGGCGAAGGCTTTGCGGTCGATGCGAGCCTGATCGCGGCGGATGCCAACAAGCAGCGCTCTGTTCCCGGTGACGAGTGGCACCCCGATGAACTTGGCCCGGATGCAGGACAGGCTGTCCGTGCGTATCTGGCCACACTGGACGATGCGGCCTTCGGCGCCGCCAGCGCGGTGAAGCCGAAGTTCGTCTCGCCCTCGGATCCGGCCGCTCAGTGGACCGGTGCTCACAAGGGGCATGCCTTCTTCGCCTATGCCACCAACTATCTGATCGATACCGAGAATGCGATCATCCTCGACGTCGAGGCCAGCCGCGCCATCCGGCAGGCCGAGGTGGGCGCGTCGAGAACGATGATCGACAGGACTGACAAGCGCTTCGGCCTCAAGCCTCGGCATCTGGCGGCCGACAGCGCCTATGGATCGGCGGCGAACCTCGCCTGGCTGGTCAAGGAGCGGCAGATCGAGCCGCATATCCCCGTCTTCGACAAATCGAACCGGACCGACGGCACCTTCTCGCGCTCCGACTTCGTCTTCGATGCTGAGCGGGATCACTACACCTGCCCGGGCGGCAAGCTGCTGGTGCAGTTCAGGCGAACCTACAAGACGCCGCGTTCGGGCATCACCAAGGACGGAACGCGGCTATACCGGTCGAGCAAGTCCGATTGCCAGAACTGCGCCTTCAAGATGAAGTGCTGTCCGAACACGCCACAGCGCAAGGTGCCGCGGGACATCGACGAAGACGCGCGCGATGTGGCTCGGGCTCTGGCGAACACGCCGGCCTATGAGCGTTCGCGGCATCGGCGCAAGAAGGTCGAGATGCTCTTCGCCCACCTCAAGCGCATCCTCAGGCTCGGCCGCCTGCGCCTGCGTGGACCGAAGGGTGCCAGGGATGAGTTCCTCCTCGCCGCCACCGCACAAAACCTGAGGAAGCTGGCGAAGCTTCGAGCAATGCCGAGCCACGGCCACGCGGCGGCATGA
- a CDS encoding AraC family transcriptional regulator: MLTRTERWSGSLTIGDGWASLEGVTGGNALHAHLAHQMTAAIDCSLEVECAGKVHLVPSGLYAIIPSGLAHSIGPSGTRIRSFYFDLARFEVATKVSTRSFEIADPHLSAALDVYDDTGVFPGEILSQSIPDRRRNLPGHALVELLESAAPAVTPRWVAQSLGVSSSRLRQISHSTFGVPISHVLQWRQLQCAARALSESASLADAADAGGFSDQAHFTRRMRRWFGVAPGAGLSGLDIRVSSSAFGC; the protein is encoded by the coding sequence ATGTTGACGCGGACAGAACGCTGGTCGGGATCACTTACCATTGGGGACGGATGGGCAAGCCTTGAGGGCGTCACCGGCGGAAATGCGCTGCATGCACACCTCGCGCATCAGATGACGGCGGCAATCGACTGTTCCCTCGAAGTCGAATGCGCTGGCAAGGTACACCTGGTTCCGTCCGGCCTGTATGCCATCATCCCTTCCGGCCTCGCGCACTCGATCGGCCCCTCCGGAACACGTATCCGCAGTTTCTATTTCGACCTGGCAAGATTTGAAGTTGCAACAAAGGTAAGCACACGAAGCTTTGAAATTGCTGATCCGCACCTATCGGCCGCGCTAGACGTGTATGATGACACCGGTGTCTTTCCCGGCGAAATTCTCAGCCAATCCATACCTGATCGTCGACGGAATTTGCCGGGCCACGCTCTAGTGGAACTACTAGAGTCTGCCGCACCCGCGGTCACGCCACGGTGGGTAGCACAGTCCCTCGGCGTGTCTTCAAGCCGCCTGCGTCAAATATCACACTCTACCTTTGGGGTTCCGATCTCACACGTATTGCAATGGCGTCAATTGCAGTGCGCAGCCCGCGCACTATCAGAATCGGCAAGTCTGGCTGATGCTGCAGACGCCGGTGGATTTTCCGACCAGGCGCATTTCACCCGCCGTATGCGCCGCTGGTTCGGCGTTGCTCCGGGCGCTGGCTTGTCAGGCCTCGATATCCGGGTCTCTTCATCTGCATTCGGCTGCTGA